The genomic window CCGGCCGGCGGCCAGGCCGGCGACCCGGTCGACAGCTGGATCAACCCGACCTCCGTCCTCGGGGGCGTCCTGGCCGTGGCGGTGGTGGCCTACCTGTCCGCCGTCTACCTCATCTGGGACGCCCGACGCGCGGACGACACCGAGATGGCCGCCTACTTCCGCCGCAGGGCCATGGCCGCCGCCGTCGCCGCGGGGGTCATCGCGGCCGCCGGCGTCCTCGTGCTCCGCGCCGACGCGCGCTACCTCTTCGACGGCCTCACCTCCCGGGCGCTGCCGCTCGTGATCCTCAGCGCCGTCTGCGGAGCCGGCGCCCTCGTGCTGCTGGTCCGCGACGCCGCCCGCGGCGCTCGGCTGCTGGCCGTCGTCGCGGTGGCCAGCATCGTCTGCTCCTGGGGCGTTGCCCAGTGGCCGTACCTGCTGCCGGAGAGCCTGACGGTCTCCGCGGCCGCGTCACCTTCGGGAACCCTGACGGCGGTGCTGGTCGCGGTCGGGCTGGCGGCGGTCATCGTGCTGCCGGGCTTCGTCCTGCTCTACGTCCTCGACCAGCGAGGTCTCCTGCCGGAGGAAGGCGTCGAGGATGCCGGCGATCGGCCCCTGAACCGCTCGCCGGTCGACCAGGTTCGC from Actinomycetota bacterium includes these protein-coding regions:
- a CDS encoding cytochrome d ubiquinol oxidase subunit II, with protein sequence PAGGQAGDPVDSWINPTSVLGGVLAVAVVAYLSAVYLIWDARRADDTEMAAYFRRRAMAAAVAAGVIAAAGVLVLRADARYLFDGLTSRALPLVILSAVCGAGALVLLVRDAARGARLLAVVAVASIVCSWGVAQWPYLLPESLTVSAAASPSGTLTAVLVAVGLAAVIVLPGFVLLYVLDQRGLLPEEGVEDAGDRPLNRSPVDQVRRPMDR